Proteins encoded within one genomic window of Pigmentiphaga sp. H8:
- a CDS encoding IclR family transcriptional regulator — translation MDKTAAKTLRAFEHMCRIEKSIGVSALAAKLDITKSNAHRILTTLVETGYVQQLENGEYFPTLKIWELGSMLLSRLDFVQIAKPHLRRLSEATGEQVYLASMSSGAVVYLDVIASKHPIRTYASIGSAAPLHCSASGKVLLAYNQALADEYLAAPLEKYTPRTVTKEADLRKVLDEVRKKGYATNDGEWHEGVCGASAPVHTAFREGVAAVGISALKERTPRTKLIRFGEELRQVSVRISRELGYHPALQVLG, via the coding sequence TTGGACAAGACCGCCGCCAAGACCCTGCGCGCATTCGAACACATGTGCCGCATCGAAAAATCCATCGGGGTCAGCGCGCTCGCCGCGAAGCTCGACATCACCAAGAGCAACGCGCACCGCATCCTGACCACGCTGGTCGAGACCGGCTACGTGCAGCAGCTGGAAAACGGCGAGTACTTCCCGACGCTCAAGATCTGGGAACTGGGCAGCATGCTGCTCAGCCGGCTGGACTTTGTCCAGATCGCCAAGCCCCATCTCCGGCGCCTGAGCGAGGCCACGGGCGAACAGGTCTATCTGGCATCGATGAGCAGCGGCGCCGTCGTCTATCTGGACGTGATCGCCAGCAAGCATCCCATACGCACCTATGCCTCCATCGGCAGCGCGGCGCCCCTGCATTGCAGCGCGTCGGGCAAGGTGCTGCTGGCGTACAACCAGGCGCTGGCCGATGAATATCTCGCGGCGCCGCTGGAGAAATACACGCCGCGCACGGTGACCAAGGAGGCCGACCTGCGCAAGGTGCTCGACGAGGTACGCAAGAAGGGTTACGCCACGAACGATGGCGAGTGGCACGAAGGCGTATGCGGCGCGTCCGCGCCCGTCCATACGGCTTTTCGCGAAGGCGTGGCGGCCGTCGGCATCTCGGCGTTGAAGGAACGCACGCCGCGAACCAAGCTGATCCGCTTCGGCGAAGAACTCAGGCAGGTGTCGGTCCGGATCTCGCGTGAACTGGGCTATCACCCGGCCTTGCAGGTCCTAGGCTAG
- a CDS encoding amidohydrolase family protein: MIIDMDTHILPRDIYDHVTGKTADLRPRFEFDNAGILVNWSFPGNYIVKGSTPLPPPGAGGRHVGLTDMEYRLEEYDKLGIEKQLLLPQFSAIYFNYTLDPELAGQMAHSYNLSILNLLQKYPGRLIGSALVALQDVDGAIAEMEWARKNGFQSVAVDKVFPVREHQFSETLGSRRELWPFFKRAEALGMPIVLHNIQHGHRISNLNIFQRDGLDVASPAEGQLSLMSLCTSGLFDDCPNLKVVFTEAGSAFIRPLVERFDAAYVKPPLNYEDEDAQARFHRRVKPGAERLSAGKRITSVEEYESRNKEPASYYFRKNLFFTIETEEPELPDSIAFLGASQFLFATDYPHDDPGGRMKYKDVQLLHDHPGISEEDKDIIRSGSALDMLPA; this comes from the coding sequence ATGATCATCGACATGGACACCCACATCCTTCCGCGTGACATCTACGATCATGTCACCGGCAAGACCGCCGACCTGCGGCCGAGATTCGAGTTCGACAACGCGGGCATCCTGGTGAACTGGAGCTTCCCCGGCAACTACATCGTCAAGGGCTCGACGCCGTTGCCGCCGCCCGGCGCCGGCGGCAGGCATGTCGGGCTGACCGACATGGAATATCGCCTGGAGGAATACGACAAGCTGGGCATCGAGAAGCAACTGCTGCTGCCGCAGTTCTCGGCGATCTATTTCAACTACACGCTGGATCCCGAGCTTGCCGGCCAGATGGCGCATTCCTACAACCTGTCCATCCTCAATCTGCTGCAGAAGTACCCCGGCCGCCTGATCGGCTCCGCGCTGGTCGCGCTGCAGGACGTGGACGGTGCCATCGCCGAAATGGAATGGGCCCGCAAGAACGGCTTCCAGTCGGTCGCGGTCGACAAGGTGTTTCCCGTGCGCGAGCACCAGTTCTCGGAAACGCTGGGCAGCCGGCGCGAGCTGTGGCCCTTCTTCAAGCGAGCCGAGGCGCTGGGCATGCCTATCGTCCTGCACAACATCCAGCACGGCCATCGCATCAGCAACCTCAACATCTTCCAGCGCGACGGGCTGGACGTGGCGTCGCCGGCAGAAGGTCAGCTCAGCCTGATGTCGCTGTGCACCAGCGGACTGTTCGACGATTGCCCCAACCTGAAGGTGGTGTTCACCGAGGCCGGTTCGGCCTTCATCAGGCCGCTGGTGGAGCGTTTCGACGCGGCCTATGTGAAGCCGCCGCTCAACTACGAGGACGAGGACGCGCAGGCTCGCTTCCATCGCCGCGTCAAGCCGGGGGCCGAGCGCCTGTCGGCCGGCAAGCGCATCACCTCGGTCGAGGAATACGAAAGCCGCAACAAGGAGCCCGCCAGCTACTACTTCCGGAAGAACCTGTTCTTCACCATCGAGACGGAAGAACCCGAACTGCCGGATTCCATCGCGTTCCTGGGCGCCTCGCAGTTCCTGTTCGCCACCGACTATCCGCACGACGATCCGGGCGGCCGCATGAAGTACAAGGACGTCCAGCTCCTGCACGACCACCCCGGCATTTCCGAGGAAGACAAGGACATCATCCGCAGCGGCTCGGCCCTCGACATGCTGCCGGCCTGA
- a CDS encoding MmgE/PrpD family protein, whose product MTHAPLTAALGDFVAKLRYEDIPEAAVAIAKQGIADCVGVMLAGSAEPAVEAVRKGFAPDTAGGGSSICFGPARAPAHVAAWVNGTAAHVLDYDDVALKGSHPSAVLVPAILAEAEAVGASGRDMLRAYAAGFETWGELISRDSGNYQRKGWHPTGVFGAMGAAAACAALRGATAREAAHALGIAASQASGVMANLGFMTKPMHAGKAAACGLLAARFASAGLTAAPDAIEHEQGYLGALSPAGEIDRERAPSLPPARWRLVEQGLAIKQYPVCYRAHRAIDAMLGLVRDRGLEADAVKAITVRFSPSHSVILKNHRPRTAIDAKFSIEFALACALVAGRVGLRDLVDEFVLSEPIQRLVPRVAIEIESEEMPGTSGYAPYDLVRVETAAGEAIESEHVRHARGDPQAPLSADALWTKFEDCALWSGLPLDARALFDRLNTLETCRSAAELLR is encoded by the coding sequence GTGACGCATGCGCCGCTGACCGCCGCGCTGGGCGATTTCGTCGCGAAGCTCCGGTACGAGGACATCCCGGAGGCGGCCGTGGCCATTGCCAAGCAGGGCATCGCCGACTGCGTGGGCGTGATGCTGGCCGGCTCGGCCGAGCCGGCCGTCGAAGCGGTCCGAAAAGGGTTCGCGCCAGACACCGCCGGAGGCGGCTCGTCGATCTGCTTCGGTCCGGCGCGGGCGCCCGCGCACGTCGCGGCCTGGGTGAACGGCACCGCCGCCCACGTGCTGGACTACGACGACGTGGCGCTCAAGGGCAGCCATCCGAGCGCGGTGCTGGTGCCGGCCATCCTGGCCGAAGCCGAGGCGGTGGGCGCGAGCGGGCGCGACATGCTGCGGGCCTATGCGGCCGGGTTCGAAACCTGGGGCGAACTGATCTCCCGCGACAGTGGCAACTACCAGCGCAAGGGCTGGCATCCGACCGGCGTCTTCGGCGCCATGGGCGCGGCGGCGGCCTGCGCGGCCCTGCGCGGCGCGACGGCGCGGGAAGCGGCGCACGCCCTGGGCATCGCGGCCTCGCAGGCCAGCGGCGTGATGGCGAACCTGGGCTTCATGACCAAGCCCATGCATGCGGGCAAGGCGGCGGCCTGCGGCCTGCTTGCCGCGCGTTTCGCGTCCGCCGGGCTGACGGCCGCGCCGGACGCGATCGAGCACGAACAGGGCTATCTGGGCGCGTTGTCGCCCGCGGGCGAGATCGACCGCGAGCGTGCGCCGTCGCTGCCCCCCGCTCGCTGGCGCCTGGTCGAACAGGGCCTGGCGATCAAGCAGTACCCGGTCTGCTACCGCGCGCATCGCGCGATCGATGCCATGCTCGGGCTCGTCCGCGATCGCGGGCTGGAGGCCGACGCCGTCAAGGCGATCACCGTGCGGTTCAGTCCGTCGCACTCGGTGATCCTGAAGAATCACCGGCCCCGCACGGCCATCGACGCGAAGTTCAGCATCGAGTTCGCCCTGGCGTGCGCGCTGGTGGCGGGCAGGGTGGGGCTGCGCGACCTGGTCGACGAATTCGTGCTGAGCGAACCGATCCAGCGCCTGGTGCCGCGCGTGGCCATCGAGATCGAATCCGAGGAAATGCCGGGCACGTCGGGCTATGCGCCGTACGACCTGGTGCGCGTCGAGACCGCCGCTGGCGAGGCGATCGAGAGCGAGCACGTGCGCCACGCGCGCGGCGATCCCCAGGCGCCGCTCTCGGCCGACGCGTTGTGGACGAAATTCGAGGATTGCGCGCTGTGGTCCGGCCTGCCGCTGGATGCCCGCGCGCTTTTCGACAGACTGAACACGCTGGAGACCTGCCGCTCGGCGGCGGAGCTGCTGCGATGA
- a CDS encoding amidohydrolase family protein, whose protein sequence is MIIDADTHFLPPDVYDYLGPEFEALRPRLTWDDSGLLVDVQFPGEPPRVPGATPLPPPGTGSRYRGTYYIEERLADYDKLGIEKQFLFPQLTATVFSYLVEPRLATAMAHSWNLSILNLLKRYPDRLIGGALVALQDVDGAIAEMEWAAANGFRAVIMDKVFPVHEHCYSDPLGNHRELWPFFKRAEELGMPLFLHNIQHGHRITNLLNYQFNGLDVLAPQEGQMSLVSLVTSGLLDDFPDLKFVFTEAGVGFIKPLVSHLDSVFNNEIVDYESEDAAPRFNYRKLEGGKRIVSVDDYKPKNKQAPSHYFRKNLFFTIETEEAELPEAVNLFGASQFLFATDYPHDDPGGRMKYKDVQLLAANPDISDADKALIRSGNAERLLAPVRPAAA, encoded by the coding sequence ATGATCATCGATGCCGACACCCATTTCCTGCCTCCCGATGTCTACGACTACCTCGGACCGGAGTTCGAGGCGCTTCGCCCACGCCTGACCTGGGATGACTCCGGACTGCTGGTCGACGTCCAGTTCCCGGGAGAACCGCCGCGCGTGCCCGGAGCCACGCCGCTGCCTCCGCCGGGCACCGGTTCGCGCTACCGGGGCACCTACTACATCGAGGAGCGTCTGGCCGACTACGACAAGCTGGGCATCGAGAAGCAGTTCCTGTTCCCCCAGCTCACGGCGACGGTGTTCTCCTACCTGGTCGAACCTCGCCTTGCCACGGCCATGGCCCATTCCTGGAACCTGTCCATCCTGAACCTGCTCAAGCGCTATCCCGACCGCCTCATCGGCGGCGCCCTGGTCGCGCTGCAGGACGTGGACGGCGCCATCGCCGAGATGGAGTGGGCCGCCGCCAATGGTTTTCGCGCCGTGATCATGGACAAGGTCTTTCCGGTGCACGAGCACTGCTATTCCGATCCGCTGGGCAACCATCGCGAACTCTGGCCCTTCTTCAAGCGGGCCGAGGAACTGGGCATGCCTTTGTTCCTGCACAACATCCAGCACGGCCACCGCATCACCAACCTGCTGAACTATCAGTTCAACGGACTGGACGTGCTGGCGCCGCAGGAAGGCCAGATGAGCCTGGTCTCGCTCGTCACGAGCGGACTGCTGGATGACTTCCCCGATCTGAAATTCGTCTTCACCGAGGCCGGCGTCGGCTTCATCAAGCCGCTGGTCTCGCACCTGGACTCGGTCTTCAACAACGAGATCGTCGACTACGAATCCGAAGACGCCGCGCCGCGCTTCAACTACCGCAAGCTGGAAGGCGGCAAGCGCATCGTCTCGGTCGACGACTACAAGCCCAAGAACAAGCAGGCGCCCAGCCACTACTTCAGGAAGAACCTGTTCTTCACCATCGAGACCGAGGAAGCGGAACTGCCCGAAGCCGTCAACCTGTTCGGCGCCTCGCAGTTCCTGTTCGCCACCGACTATCCGCACGACGACCCGGGCGGCCGCATGAAGTACAAGGACGTCCAGCTCCTGGCCGCCAACCCGGACATCTCGGACGCCGACAAGGCGCTGATCCGTTCGGGCAACGCCGAACGGCTGCTGGCGCCCGTCCGGCCCGCGGCCGCCTGA
- a CDS encoding SDR family NAD(P)-dependent oxidoreductase: protein MSAAPSRSMQDAVAWVVGGAGSLGQTIAAALAEAGARVVVSSRSVEGRWPVREPDGIWPRGAVALDLGSGARVDAAAREIEGRCGRIDLLVNCSAAPVFGDFLELDDEDWDTVLQAKLLGYMRTMRAVLPGMAERGAGAIVNISGRGGRQPTPAHLPGCCANAAVNVLTKGVADIYGPRGVRVNAIAPGPIDTPRHQEIVQGNARVGSPASKKLPPVGRLGEPRDVAGAVLFLASPAAAFITGITLPVDGGGTATV from the coding sequence ATGAGCGCGGCGCCATCCCGGTCCATGCAGGATGCCGTCGCCTGGGTGGTCGGCGGCGCCGGCTCCCTGGGGCAGACGATCGCCGCGGCGCTTGCCGAGGCCGGGGCCCGGGTGGTGGTGTCGTCCCGCAGCGTGGAAGGCCGCTGGCCGGTCCGGGAACCGGACGGCATCTGGCCGCGGGGCGCGGTCGCGCTCGACCTGGGGTCTGGCGCCCGGGTCGATGCGGCCGCGCGGGAAATCGAGGGTCGATGCGGCCGCATCGACCTGCTCGTCAATTGCAGCGCCGCGCCGGTCTTCGGCGATTTCCTCGAACTGGACGACGAGGACTGGGATACGGTGCTGCAGGCCAAGCTGCTGGGCTACATGCGGACCATGCGGGCCGTCCTGCCCGGGATGGCGGAGCGCGGCGCCGGCGCCATCGTCAACATCAGCGGACGCGGCGGGCGCCAGCCGACGCCGGCGCACCTGCCCGGTTGCTGCGCGAACGCCGCGGTCAACGTACTGACCAAGGGCGTGGCCGATATCTACGGGCCGCGCGGCGTTCGGGTCAACGCCATCGCGCCCGGTCCCATCGATACCCCGCGCCACCAGGAAATCGTCCAGGGCAATGCCCGGGTCGGTTCGCCCGCCTCGAAGAAGCTGCCGCCCGTGGGGCGCCTGGGCGAGCCCCGGGACGTCGCCGGCGCGGTGCTGTTTCTTGCCAGCCCGGCGGCCGCGTTCATCACCGGCATCACCCTACCCGTGGATGGCGGCGGAACCGCCACCGTATAG
- the leuD gene encoding 3-isopropylmalate dehydratase small subunit encodes MEPFTRLTAIAAPLDRADVDTDMLIPQRFLRKPLTVGYRSFLFYNDRYDAAGKLKGDFLLDREPYTQARIIVSGPNFGCGSTREGAVYAVVDFGIRAVIASSFGPFYASNAYQNGLLPVVLPEDAVRGLLDQLAAAPGAEISIDLPSQTVTDPAGRQYRFEIEPARKERMLGGIDDIAATGEFAQMRDALERKLEAETPWLTGKELAELTS; translated from the coding sequence ATGGAGCCGTTTACCCGCCTGACCGCCATCGCGGCGCCGCTGGACCGCGCCGACGTCGACACCGACATGCTGATTCCGCAGCGTTTCCTGCGCAAGCCCCTGACGGTGGGCTACCGCAGTTTCCTGTTCTACAACGACCGCTACGACGCCGCGGGCAAGCTCAAGGGCGACTTCCTGCTCGATCGCGAGCCCTATACGCAGGCGCGCATCATCGTCTCGGGGCCGAACTTCGGCTGCGGCTCGACGCGCGAAGGGGCGGTCTATGCCGTGGTCGATTTCGGCATCCGCGCCGTGATCGCATCGAGCTTCGGGCCGTTCTACGCCAGCAACGCCTACCAGAACGGGCTGCTGCCTGTCGTGCTGCCCGAGGACGCGGTGCGCGGGCTGCTGGACCAATTGGCGGCCGCGCCGGGCGCCGAGATATCCATCGACCTGCCCAGCCAGACGGTGACCGATCCGGCGGGCAGGCAATATCGTTTCGAGATCGAGCCGGCCCGCAAGGAGCGCATGCTGGGCGGCATCGACGACATCGCGGCCACGGGCGAGTTCGCCCAGATGCGCGATGCCCTCGAACGCAAGCTCGAAGCCGAGACGCCCTGGCTGACCGGCAAGGAACTGGCGGAGCTTACGTCGTGA
- a CDS encoding rubredoxin yields the protein MNQPADAGFKSWLCITCGFIYDEAAGLPGEGIAPGTRWADIPDDWSCPDCGVRKVDFEMVEFA from the coding sequence ATGAATCAGCCGGCAGATGCGGGATTCAAATCCTGGCTGTGCATCACGTGTGGCTTCATCTATGACGAGGCCGCGGGCCTGCCGGGCGAAGGCATCGCGCCGGGAACCCGCTGGGCCGACATCCCGGACGACTGGTCCTGCCCCGATTGCGGGGTGAGGAAGGTGGACTTCGAGATGGTGGAATTCGCCTGA
- the leuC gene encoding 3-isopropylmalate dehydratase large subunit: MVDTTRAAQRPRSMFEKIWARHVITEREGGESLIYIDRNFVHEGPFYAFDGLRLENRKIHRPLKQFAIADHYAPTQHREAGVVAIQDPDIRRMIEQLEQNARDFGVPLIGMTDARQGIMHVVAAELALVQPGMITTAADSHTTSIGAFGALAFGVGASEIKHILATQSLWFRKPKTMRVTVAGSLSRGVAAKDVILAVVGRVGLSGGTGHVIEYAGPAISGMTMDERMTICNMSIEMGARAGMVAPDETTFAYLKGRQYAPPPEYWDQALAFWRGLPTEPGAHFDQELALDASRIEPMVTWGNLPEHALPISARVPHPDEAATEKQRGHYERALAYMQLEPGMRLTDVAVDRVFIGSCTNARFEDLAAAAEILKGRHAVVPAMVSPGSTDVKRRAEAAGLDRIFKEAGFEWRDSACSMCVGSNGDFALPGERCASTSPRNYENRQGRGVRTHLMSPAMAAAAAVTGRLTDVRNLG; the protein is encoded by the coding sequence ATGGTTGACACCACGCGCGCGGCGCAGCGCCCGCGCAGCATGTTCGAGAAGATCTGGGCCCGCCACGTCATCACCGAGCGCGAGGGTGGCGAGTCGCTGATCTACATCGACCGGAACTTCGTGCACGAAGGGCCGTTCTATGCCTTCGACGGCCTGCGGCTGGAGAACCGCAAGATCCACCGCCCGCTCAAGCAGTTCGCGATCGCCGACCACTACGCGCCCACACAGCATCGCGAAGCGGGCGTGGTGGCCATCCAGGATCCGGACATCCGGAGAATGATCGAACAGCTCGAACAGAACGCCCGCGATTTCGGCGTGCCGCTGATCGGCATGACCGATGCGCGCCAGGGCATCATGCACGTCGTCGCTGCCGAACTGGCCCTGGTGCAGCCGGGCATGATCACGACGGCGGCGGATTCGCACACGACCAGCATAGGCGCGTTCGGCGCGCTGGCCTTCGGCGTGGGGGCGTCCGAGATCAAGCACATACTGGCGACGCAGTCGCTCTGGTTCCGCAAGCCGAAGACGATGCGGGTCACCGTGGCGGGAAGCTTGTCCCGGGGCGTGGCGGCCAAGGATGTGATCCTGGCGGTGGTCGGCAGGGTGGGGCTGTCCGGCGGGACGGGCCACGTCATCGAGTACGCGGGGCCGGCCATCAGCGGGATGACGATGGACGAGCGCATGACGATCTGCAACATGTCGATCGAAATGGGCGCGAGGGCCGGCATGGTGGCGCCCGACGAGACCACCTTCGCCTACCTGAAGGGACGCCAGTACGCCCCCCCGCCCGAGTACTGGGACCAGGCGCTGGCGTTCTGGCGCGGACTGCCGACCGAGCCCGGCGCGCACTTCGACCAGGAGCTTGCCCTGGATGCCTCGCGGATCGAGCCCATGGTCACCTGGGGCAATCTGCCCGAGCACGCGCTGCCCATCAGCGCGCGGGTGCCGCACCCGGACGAAGCAGCCACCGAGAAGCAGCGCGGCCACTACGAACGCGCGCTGGCCTACATGCAGCTGGAGCCGGGCATGCGGCTGACCGACGTGGCCGTGGACCGCGTCTTCATCGGTTCGTGTACCAACGCCCGTTTCGAGGACCTGGCCGCGGCCGCCGAGATCCTGAAGGGCCGCCACGCGGTCGTGCCGGCCATGGTGTCGCCGGGCTCGACCGACGTGAAGCGCCGCGCCGAGGCGGCGGGGCTGGACCGCATCTTCAAGGAAGCCGGTTTCGAATGGCGCGATTCGGCCTGTTCGATGTGCGTCGGGTCGAACGGCGACTTCGCGCTGCCGGGCGAGCGTTGCGCATCGACGTCGCCGCGCAACTACGAGAACCGGCAGGGGCGCGGCGTGCGCACGCACCTGATGAGCCCGGCGATGGCGGCCGCAGCCGCCGTGACCGGCAGGCTGACCGACGTTCGCAACCTGGGCTAG
- a CDS encoding MmgE/PrpD family protein, whose product MSPDTLSARLAAHVIDTPWDALPPAAVLAAKHMALDTLAVAWAGTSAPGIPPVRDALIDEGGKPQSAVWATSAKIPARSAAFLNSAAAAALDFDGMRASERGSVHSDSVVLPAALAVAEQHGATGQELVAALVLGNDIVTRLGAASALPHRGWYQTSIYGIMGAAAAAARLMKLDAEQTMHAFGIAVNQACSTQLPNIERSLVKRYSSAFAAQGGVLAALLAARGITAARQAFEGRFGFYELYQPGEPDRLLDGLGVSYPHVETGVKRFPSCACNHTAIEAALQLAREHPVQASGIADLDVTISPYVHRLVGAPFDPSSDPQVAAQFSVQYSVAAAMLRGRFGVGDIEPEAVLDPATLALARRVTVHVDESWGNGRAATVVVRLHSGERRERHVAHIPGSREAPLAEADRSEKALDCLRAGVQPLDGEQAQRLVDRVLGLDRLANARELLKDLA is encoded by the coding sequence ATGTCGCCCGACACGCTCTCGGCCCGGCTCGCCGCCCACGTCATCGACACCCCCTGGGACGCGCTGCCGCCGGCGGCCGTCCTGGCCGCCAAGCACATGGCGCTCGACACCCTGGCCGTGGCCTGGGCCGGCACCAGCGCGCCGGGCATTCCACCCGTGCGCGACGCGCTCATCGACGAAGGCGGCAAGCCGCAAAGCGCCGTCTGGGCAACCAGCGCGAAGATTCCCGCCCGCTCCGCCGCCTTCCTGAACAGCGCCGCCGCCGCGGCGCTGGACTTCGACGGCATGCGGGCCTCCGAACGCGGCAGCGTGCATTCGGACAGCGTCGTGCTGCCGGCCGCGCTGGCGGTGGCCGAACAGCACGGCGCCACGGGCCAGGAACTGGTGGCGGCGCTGGTCCTGGGCAACGACATCGTCACCCGCCTGGGCGCCGCGTCCGCGTTGCCGCACCGGGGGTGGTACCAGACCTCGATCTACGGAATCATGGGCGCCGCCGCGGCCGCGGCGCGCCTGATGAAGCTCGACGCCGAACAGACCATGCACGCCTTCGGCATCGCGGTGAACCAGGCCTGCTCGACGCAGTTGCCCAATATCGAACGCAGTCTGGTCAAGCGCTACTCCTCGGCCTTCGCCGCGCAGGGCGGCGTCCTGGCCGCGCTGCTGGCCGCGCGGGGAATCACCGCCGCGCGCCAGGCGTTCGAGGGCCGGTTCGGATTCTACGAGCTATACCAGCCGGGGGAACCCGACCGGCTGCTGGATGGCCTGGGAGTGTCCTATCCGCACGTGGAAACCGGCGTGAAGCGTTTTCCGAGCTGCGCCTGCAACCACACCGCGATCGAGGCGGCGCTGCAACTGGCGCGGGAACATCCGGTTCAGGCATCCGGGATCGCGGACCTGGACGTCACCATCTCTCCCTACGTCCATCGCCTGGTGGGCGCGCCGTTCGATCCCTCCAGCGACCCACAGGTGGCCGCGCAATTCAGCGTCCAGTATTCGGTCGCCGCGGCCATGCTGCGCGGGCGCTTCGGCGTGGGCGACATCGAACCCGAAGCCGTGCTGGATCCGGCCACGCTTGCGCTTGCGCGCCGGGTAACGGTCCACGTCGACGAATCCTGGGGTAACGGCCGCGCCGCCACCGTCGTGGTCCGCCTGCATTCGGGAGAGCGGCGCGAACGCCACGTCGCCCATATCCCCGGGTCGCGGGAAGCGCCCCTGGCCGAGGCCGACCGCAGCGAGAAGGCGCTCGACTGCCTGCGGGCGGGCGTGCAGCCCCTGGACGGCGAACAGGCACAACGTCTGGTGGACCGGGTATTGGGACTGGACCGGCTGGCGAACGCCCGCGAGCTGCTGAAGGACCTAGCCTAG
- a CDS encoding tripartite tricarboxylate transporter substrate binding protein, giving the protein MRSIRGIARLAAGCLCITAGSAVADGFPTRPLRVIVGYQPGGAADLVARVAAEGLGAKLGQQVVVENRPGAGGLIANEMVAASSPDGYTLLLVNSSFAYLPTMYSKLKFDTVKDFAPVALLATTQNVLVVNANLPAKNVKELVALAKARPGKLTYASGGPGGSTHLSTELFKSMTGTDILHIPYKGNAPSIADLSSGQVDMTIGPIPALLPFINGGANGKLRALATSGAQRTPMLPDLPTIAEAGVPGYDAGSWYGFMVAAKTPKDIRDKLEQALLAVGKSDKFIEQLKSAGAEPSVMPADEFRRFVASETDKWGKIIRETGIRGD; this is encoded by the coding sequence ATGAGGAGCATTCGAGGCATTGCCCGGCTCGCGGCCGGGTGTCTGTGCATCACCGCCGGTTCGGCGGTGGCGGACGGTTTCCCGACCCGCCCGCTTCGCGTCATCGTCGGCTACCAGCCGGGCGGGGCCGCCGATCTCGTGGCGCGGGTGGCGGCCGAAGGGCTGGGCGCCAAACTGGGCCAGCAGGTGGTGGTGGAGAACCGCCCGGGCGCGGGCGGGTTGATCGCCAACGAGATGGTCGCGGCGTCATCGCCCGACGGCTATACGCTGCTGCTGGTGAATTCGTCGTTCGCCTATCTGCCCACGATGTATTCGAAGCTGAAGTTCGACACCGTCAAGGACTTCGCGCCCGTCGCGCTGCTGGCGACGACGCAGAACGTGCTGGTGGTCAACGCCAATTTGCCGGCGAAGAACGTGAAGGAACTCGTAGCCCTGGCCAAGGCCAGGCCCGGCAAGCTGACCTATGCCTCGGGCGGTCCGGGCGGCTCCACCCATCTGTCGACGGAATTGTTCAAGAGCATGACCGGCACCGACATTCTGCACATTCCCTACAAGGGCAATGCGCCGTCCATCGCCGATCTCAGCTCCGGGCAGGTCGACATGACCATCGGCCCCATCCCGGCGCTGCTGCCCTTCATCAACGGCGGCGCGAACGGCAAGCTGCGCGCGCTGGCCACCAGCGGCGCCCAGCGCACGCCCATGCTGCCCGACCTGCCGACCATTGCCGAGGCGGGTGTGCCGGGCTACGACGCGGGGTCCTGGTACGGCTTCATGGTGGCAGCCAAGACACCCAAGGATATCCGCGACAAGCTGGAGCAGGCGCTGTTGGCGGTCGGCAAGTCGGACAAGTTCATCGAGCAGTTGAAGAGCGCGGGCGCGGAGCCGTCGGTGATGCCGGCCGACGAGTTTCGGCGCTTCGTTGCGAGCGAGACCGACAAGTGGGGAAAGATCATCCGGGAAACCGGCATCCGGGGCGATTGA